GTGCCCCGAGCAGTGCACCCGCGGACGCGTACATGTTGATCAATGCGGTCGGGACATGGTCATCAAAAAGCTTAACGCAGACGGTGGACAACGAGTATCCCAGCGAAGCGACTATTGGTAACAGGCTGTACGGGGTAAATACCTCGGTGCCCGGCGCCATGATCATCAACACACCGACAAAGCCGACAGCAACTGCCATCCAGCGCCACAAGCCCACGTCGTGCCTCAGAATCGGGATCGATAACATGGTTATCAGAACCGGGCTGATGTAGGTCAGGGTCGTAGCCGTGGCCAGCTCCATCTTGGTGATCGACAGGTAAAAACAGAATTGAGCAACTGCAATGCAGAGCCCACGGACCAGGCCAAGCCGCCACTGACGGATTTTCAACAGCCTGCCCCTGGAGTGCCACTCGCGCGACAGGAACAGGACCAGCATGCTCGGGATCAGTCCGAAAATGTTGCGAAAGGTTGCCAGCTGCTGCACCGGGTAGCGTTCCCCCAAAAACTTGATAATGACGCCCTGCAGGTCGAATAACAGGATTGCGAGCAGGATGTAAGCGACAGCTCGCGCAAAGTGATTTGAGCTCGGGAGCATCAGCAGTTCTCAATTTACCGCAAAGGAAGGTTTTGAAGTGCCGTAATTTAACAAAATTTAATCCAGCCGTAGACTCATATCTGCATTAAGCATACAATTTGCGTTCAAGAAGATGCTGCACCCGCGGTATTAATGCATGGTGAATTCTTAGATGGGACGAACCTCTGGTTCATCCCATTTTTGCGCGCGCGCATTTTTTTGAGACTGGAGATTT
This Gammaproteobacteria bacterium DNA region includes the following protein-coding sequences:
- a CDS encoding DMT family transporter; translated protein: MLPSSNHFARAVAYILLAILLFDLQGVIIKFLGERYPVQQLATFRNIFGLIPSMLVLFLSREWHSRGRLLKIRQWRLGLVRGLCIAVAQFCFYLSITKMELATATTLTYISPVLITMLSIPILRHDVGLWRWMAVAVGFVGVLMIMAPGTEVFTPYSLLPIVASLGYSLSTVCVKLFDDHVPTALINMYASAGALLGALAILFATTGYLGVETTEDWLLLLTMGFVGGFAVLSLINAYRLTRPANLSPYEYFGIPFAFVLGWIFFDEAPFEKLIPGVFLIVAGGLLIAWRERKKRVDATPVITE